A genome region from Prionailurus bengalensis isolate Pbe53 chromosome B4, Fcat_Pben_1.1_paternal_pri, whole genome shotgun sequence includes the following:
- the LOC122473842 gene encoding LOW QUALITY PROTEIN: ragulator complex protein LAMTOR3-like (The sequence of the model RefSeq protein was modified relative to this genomic sequence to represent the inferred CDS: substituted 2 bases at 2 genomic stop codons), whose protein sequence is MVDDLKXFLXKKLPSIEGLHAIIVSDRDGEPIIKVANDNTPEHVLRPGFLSTFALATDQGSKLGLSKNKSIIICYYNTYQVVQFNRLPLVVSFIASSNTNTGLIVSLEKELAPLVKELRHIVEVS, encoded by the coding sequence ATGGTGGATGACCTGAAGTGATTCCTATAGAAAAAATTACCAAGTATTGAAGGGCTCCATGCTATCATTGTGTCAGATAGAGATGGAGAGCCTATTATTAAAGTGGCCAATGATAATACTCCAGAACATGTTTTGAGACCTGGTTTCTTATCTACTTTTGCCCTGGCAACAGACCAAGGAAGCAAACTTggactttcaaaaaataaaagtattattatcTGTTACTATAACACCTACCAGGTGGTTCAATTCAATCGTTTGCCTTTGGTGGTGAGTTTCATAGCCAGCAGCAACACCAATACAGGACTCATTGTCAGCCTAGAAAAGGAACTTGCTCCATTAGTTAAAGAATTGAGACACATTGTGGAAGTTTCTTAA